From the genome of Aspergillus chevalieri M1 DNA, chromosome 8, nearly complete sequence, one region includes:
- a CDS encoding fungal specific transcription factor domain-containing protein (COG:S;~EggNog:ENOG410PWBT;~InterPro:IPR007219;~PFAM:PF04082;~TransMembrane:2 (o169-186i207-226o);~go_function: GO:0003677 - DNA binding [Evidence IEA];~go_function: GO:0008270 - zinc ion binding [Evidence IEA];~go_process: GO:0006351 - transcription, DNA-templated [Evidence IEA]), with the protein MLQKLNPDVDIERALRTMATSSESNESSPEVQWRSDPGRENAPSADKFEWNESPPSQTDDLDGMASLPTRSTGSGYLGNSSGSHLLRTISNLLPGYPVPENDQLEQLSPTIPSATKELSLSADLGNTVVLESLVDSYFMFYNPSYPILHEKTFRQQYQNRADIDACSRWHLLFHIVLAIGEWILAGGPETEQSRYYIAARSRMSMRMLESGTLLTVQAFLLMGNYLQKRNRPNTGYNFIGIAYRMALGLGLHREPPAVTGNDTLLYEQRRVVWWIIYCFDSGLSLTTGRPSTISNSFIETRFPRNIDDSSCSMNSPLPEPTDKTTNVLHMRM; encoded by the exons ATGTTGCAAAAGCTCAACCCGGATGTTGACATTGAGAGAGCCTTGAGAACAATGGCAACGTCTAGCGAAAGCAATGAGTCTTCACCTGAAGTACAGTGGCGCTCGGATCCCGGAAGGGAAAATGCCCCTTCTGCGGACAAGTTTGAGTGGAACGAATCTCCACCCTCGCAAACAGACGATCTAGATGGAATGGCATCATTGCCAACAAGAAGCACAGGGTCCGGCTATCTTG GAAATAGCTCAGGATCTCATCTTCTAAGAACTATCTCGAACTTGCTTCCTGGGTACCCTGTCCCAGAGAATGATCAACTGGAACAACTTTCGCCTACGATTCCCAGTGCAACCAAAGAGCTCTCGTTGTCGGCGGATCTGGGCAACACCGTCGTCTTAGAAAGCTTAGTTGACTCCTATTTCATGTTCTATAATCCATCATACCCGATACTGCACGAAAAAACATTTCGGCAGCAATACCAGAACCGCGCAGACATTGACGCCTGCTCGAGATGGCATCTGTTATTCCATATTGTCTTAGCAATCGGGGAATGGATTCTCGCTGGCGGACCAGAGACGGAGCAGTCAAGATACTACATCGCTGCACGCTCACGCATGTCGATGCGTATGCTGGAATCAGGAACGCTCCTCACTGTGCAGGCCTTTCTTCTAATG GGCAATTATCTTCAGAAGCGAAATCGGCCCAACACAGGGTACAACTTCATTGGGATTGCATATCGGATGGcccttgggcttgggcttcaTCGCGAGCCACCTGCGGTAACGGGCAATGACACATTATTATACGAACAGAGGAGGGTTGTCTGGTGGATCATTTATTGCTTTGACAGTGGATTGAGTCTCACCACCGGAAGACCTAGCACGATATCTAACTCCTTCATTGAAACTCGGTTCCCTCGTAACATCGACGATTCC TCCTGCTCTATGAACTCGCCTCTCCCGGAACCAACGGACAAAACAactaacgtactccacatgcgaatgtaa
- a CDS encoding uncharacterized protein (COG:O;~EggNog:ENOG410PPI7;~InterPro:IPR001841,IPR013083;~PFAM:PF13639), with protein MSTYEVEHNTTDPSTTPSTAHRRRRPDLSTFFATLSEISNPEASRHRQHAVPVPGDISAAFYSLAEALEVMRREGGDVGTSAGVQEGGQGGEDLLTTMIQSLLSEADTPPREVEGVSEEFCDVLDRVPRKSLKESQVCPICNNPFLEDEYPLVVQLPCHPTHLFDLECVRPWLRLRGTCPLDRTDFAKQEREKETARRQKPADDEEEEWDGMYG; from the exons ATGTCCACCTATGAAG TCGAACACAACACCACAGACCCCAGCACCACCCCCTCTACCgcccaccgccgccgccgccccGATCTCTCCACCTTCTTCGCAACGCTCTCCGAGATCTCCAACCCCGAAGCCTCGCGCCACAGACAACATGCCGTTCCCGTGCCGGGAGACATAAGCGCGGCATTTTACTCGCTTGCGGAGGCGTTGGAGGTTATGCGACGGGAGGGGGGTGATGTTGGGACTAGCGCGGGAGTCCAGGAAGGTGGGCAGGGAGGGGAGGATTTGTTGACAACGATGATTCAGTCGTTGTTGAGTGAGGCGGATACGCCGCCAAGGGAGGTGGAGGGTGTTAGTGAGGAGTTTTGCGATG TTCTCGACCGCGTCCCCCGCAAATCCCTCAAAGAATCCCAAGTCTGTCCTATCTGCAACAACCCCTTCCTAGAAGACGAATACCCGCTCGTTGTGCAGTTGCCCTGCCATCCTACGCATCTGTTTGATCTCGAGTGTGTGCGGCCgtggttgaggttgaggggCACATGTCCGCTTGACCGGACGGATTTTGCGAAGCaggagagggagaaggagaCGGCGAGGAGGCAGAAGCCGgcggatgatgaagaggaggagtgGGATGGGATGTATGGTTGA
- a CDS encoding chromo domain-containing protein (COG:B;~EggNog:ENOG410PQJY;~InterPro:IPR000953,IPR023780,IPR008251,IPR016197;~PFAM:PF00385,PF01393;~SECRETED:SignalP(1-22);~go_component: GO:0005634 - nucleus [Evidence IEA]) — protein MIVSHPATTVTLLSRLFGLTSSSGTMPPPLEETSDGESTGGSIPYANNDEQQQTPNDTDQGGEEGEEGEEEEGVYIVEQIVGHEFLKDGTLLLQVKWKGYDDPADQTMEPEENLLEGAKDLVEEYYRVQGGRPEKPAPKKRKSVGRSKKTPEKAAPKRQKKSDGNAIGTPTSTAGEENENGDIYADWTPNRKSWENDVQSIETIMREANTSILYAYIQWKDGRKSKVSLETCYEKCPKKVSFSTC, from the exons ATGATAGTTTCACATCCCGCGACCACCGTGACTTTACTTTCCAGACTTTTCGGCCTTACCTCTTCATCCGGCACCATGCCTC CTCCGCTGGAAGAGACGTCGGACGGCGAGTCTACTGGGGGCTCTATCCCCTACGCGAACAATGATGAGCAACAACAAACACCCAACGACACAGACCAgggcggagaagaaggcgaagaaggcgaagaggaagagggcgt CTATATCGTTGAACAGATTGTGGGCCATGAATTCCTTAAAGAT GGTACACTCCTGCTTCAAGTGAAATGGAAGGGATACGATGACCCCGCAGATCAGACGATGGAGCCCGAAGAAAACCTGTT GGAGGGTGCAAAGGATTTGGTTGAGGAGTACTACAGAGTTCAAGGTGGCCGTCCGGAAAAGCCAGCTCCCAAGAAGCGCAAGTCGGTTGGAAGATCCAAGAAGACGCCCGAAAAGGCAGCACCTAAGAGACAAAAAAAATCTGATGGCAACGCTATCGGAACACCAACTTCAACAGCAGGGGAGGAGAACGAGAATGGCGATATTTACGCCGACTGGACACCTAATCGCAAAAGCTGGGAGAATGATGTGCAAAGCATTGAGACCATCATGCGCGAAGCAAACACAAGCATCCTATACGCGTATATCCAATGGAAAGATGGGAGGAAGTCGAAAGTATCTCTTGAAACATGCTACGAAAAATGCCCGAAGAAGGTGAGTTTTTCAACTTGTTGA
- the CCT5 gene encoding chaperonin-containing T-complex subunit CCT5 (BUSCO:EOG09261HM3;~COG:O;~EggNog:ENOG410PGD1;~InterPro:IPR002423,IPR027410,IPR027413,IPR017998, IPR002194,IPR027409;~PFAM:PF00118;~go_function: GO:0005524 - ATP binding [Evidence IEA];~go_function: GO:0051082 - unfolded protein binding [Evidence IEA];~go_process: GO:0006457 - protein folding [Evidence IEA]): MAMQLDLSQASVMKDEQGRPFIVVRDQGKKKRQHGTEAVKSHIVAAKTVANIVKTSLGPRGLDKILISPDGDITVTNDGATILGQMEITNNVAKLLVELSKSQDEEIGDGTTGVVVLAAAMLEQAADLIDKGIHPIRIADGYDTACEIAIEQLDKISDEIPFSRENTENLLKVAKTSLGSKIVSKSHDQFAQIAIDAVLSVADLERKDVDFELIKVDGKVGGALEDSLLVKGVIVDKDFSHPQMPDEVTDAKLAILTCPFEPPKPKTKHKLDITSVDEFKRLQNYESETFKEMIQNLKDAGANLVICQWGFDDEANHLLLQNELPAVRWVGGPEIELIAIATNGRIVPRFEDLSSEKLGTAGRVKEMTFGTTREKMLIIEECANSRAVTVFVRGSNKMIIDEAKRSLHDALCVVRNLVRDNRVVYGGGAAEIACSLAVEDAAVKSPGIEQYAMRAFADALDAVPLALAENSGLSPIETLASIKSRQVKENNSRLGVDCMVTGNNDMREHFAIDPLIGKRQQLLLATQLCRMVLKINNVIISGDDDQEF, from the exons ATGGCGATGC AGCTTGATTTGTCTCAAG CGTCGGTGATGAAGGATGAGCAGGGCCGGCCGTTCATCGTTGTCCGGGA ccagggaaagaagaagagacaACATGGCACGGAGGCCGTGAAATCGCACATTGTCGCTGCCAAAACGGTTGCCAACATCGTGAAGACTTCTCTG GGTCCACGTGGTCTCGACAAGATCTTGATCTCTCCGGATGGTGATATTACGGTAACGAACGATGGCGCAACTATTCTTGGGCAG ATGGAAATCACGAACAACGTTGCCAAGCTGCTGGTCGAACTCTCGAAATCCCAAGACGAAGAAATTGGGGATGGTACCACTGGTGTTGTCGTTTTGGCGGCGGCTATGTTGGAGCAGGCCGCGGATTTGATTGACAAGGGCATTCACCCCATCCGGATTGCGGATGGATACGATACCGCCTGTGAGATCGCCATTGAACAACTCGATAAGATCAGCGACGAAATACCCTTCTCAAGAGAGAACACTGAGAACCTGCTGAAGGTCGCAAAGACCAGTTTGGGTAGCAAGATTGTCTCCAAGTCTCACGACCAGTTTGCGCAGATCGCCATCGATGCCGTTCTCTCCGTTGCCGATCTTGAGCGTAAGGACGTCGACTTCGAGCTGATTAAGGTTGATGGCAAGGTTGGAGGTGCTCTTGAGGATTCCCTTCTGGTGAAGGGTGTTATTGTCGACAAGGACTTCTCCCACCCTCAGATGCCCGACGAGGTGACAGACGCAAAACTGGCGATTCTCACCTGCCCGTTCGAGCCCCCGAAGCCCAAGACCAAGCACAAGCTTGACATCACATCGGTCGACGAATTCAAGCGGTTGCAAAACTACGAAAGCGAGACGTTCAAGGAGATGATTCAGAACCTGAAGGACGCAGGCGCCAACCTTGTTATCTGCCAGTGGGGTTTCGATGACGAGGCAAACCACCTTCTGCTCCAGAATGAGCTTCCCGCTGTCCGGTGGGTTGGTGGCCCCGAAATTGAACTGATTGCCATCGCCACGAATGGTAGAATTGTCCCCCGTTTCGAGGACCTGAGCTCGGAGAAGCTGGGAACTGCTGGCCGTGTTAAGGAAATGACTTTCGGTACTACTCGGGAGAAGATGCTTATCATTGAAGAGTGCGCCAACAGCCGTGCGGTGACTGTTTTCGTCCGGGGAAGTAACAAAATG ATCATTGATGAAGCCAAGCGATCGCTACACGATGCTCTGTGCGTCGTCCGCAACTTAGTCAGAGACAACCGGGTTGTGTACGGTGGTGGTGCCGCTGAAATTGCTTGCTCGCTTGCCGTCGAGGACGCTGCTGTCAAG AGCCCTGGTATTGAGCAATATGCTATGCGCGCATTCGCTGATGCGCTTGATGCCGTGCCATTGGCCTTGGCCGAGAACTCTGGCTTGAGCCCTATTGAGACCCTCGCATCTATCAAGTCGCGCCAGGTCAAGGAAAACAACTCCCGCTTGGGTGTCGACTGCATGGTGACTGGCAACAACG ACATGAGAGAGCACTTCGCTATCGACCCATTGATCGGAAAGCGCCAGCAGTTGTTGCTGGCCACCCAGCTGTGCCGTATGGTTCTCAAG ATCAACAACGTCATCATTTCCGGCGACGATGACCAAGAATTCTAG
- a CDS encoding putative transcription factor Rap1 (COG:K;~EggNog:ENOG410PPT7;~InterPro:IPR036420,IPR039595,IPR001357,IPR009057, IPR038104,IPR021661,IPR015010;~PFAM:PF16589,PF11626,PF08914;~go_process: GO:0000723 - telomere maintenance [Evidence IEA]) yields MSTEDGGDRPNQGSDSLFQGKQFWLSQNIPQRSRFKELITEHGGIIRLQEKDADVKLVDHKRKNLPSDTYSYKYIEDSIRNKQLARLEDYRAGPSPQRPVGATYIPSRGIKVIYSLEDDQMLWDYVQQFEGKTGIAISGNKIYQDLAARNPRHTWQSYRDRYLKRLRGRPRPGGMAGSAAQTSDAGPSSSARDQEPASSHRQSPASTTGRVPIVHEIMVDRTSSRAPSTTTEEQPRQRTEPTINKPDERKRKRSSNIEPIDRPQSRQQGSPEQKRRKAPKPTPRETRIPETTRQTEAMNHHRDKEQQDHSKQPEQPENEVDSLFLELPFFPATPTLEPEEEQSSQPDIDDWIDDHVRSGRAQNDAQVIEALRCTSMDPSLADKILGNLVAGKGIPDDMPGVWTSEDDRCLEGANARDIERVLEKHGTDYFNVRWEYLGLARDAGLENPDDQ; encoded by the exons ATGAGCACAGAAGATGGCGGAGATAGACCCAATCAGGGTTCTGATTCCCTCTTCCAGGGAAAGCAGTTCTGGTTATCGCAGAATATCCCGCAGAGGAGTAGGTTCAAGGAACTCATTACA GAACATGGCGGAATTATAAGACTACAAGAGAAAGACGCAGACGTCAAGTTAGTCGATCATAAGAGGAAGAACCTCCCTTCTGATAC CTACTCATACAAATACATCGAAGACTCCATCCGCAACAAACAATTAGCAAGGCTAGAAGACTACCGCGCTGGCCCATCACCGCAGCGCCCCGTGGGAGCTACTTATATCCCAAGCCGTGGCATCAAGGTTATCTATTCCCTGGAAGATGATCAGATGCTTTGGGACTATGTCCAACAGTTTGAGGGAAAGACTGGGATTGCTATTAGTGGGAATAAGATTTATCAGGATTTGGCGGCGAGA AACCCTAGACATACATGGCAGTCATATCGTGATCGATATCTGAAGAGGTTACGTGGACGCCCTCGGCCAGGCGGTATGGCGGGGTCTGCGGCCCAGACATCAGACGCAGGGCCTAGTTCGTCAGCTCGGGATCAGGAGCCCGCCAGCAGTCATCGACAGTCGCCAGCTTCTACTACAGGCCGGGTTCCAATAGTACATGAGATCATGGTCGACAGAACTTCTTCAAGAGCTCCTAGTACGACTACGGAAGAACAGCCCCGGCAGAGAACGGAGCCAACTATCAACAAACCGGATGAGCGAAAGCGAAAGAGATCATCTAATATCGAACCTATTGATCGCCCTCAATCCAGGCAGCAGGGGTCACCAGaacaaaagagaagaaaggccCCAAAGCCCACGCCACGAGAAACTCGAATACCAGAAACAACCCGCCAAACCGAAGCCATGAATCACCATAGAGACAAAGAACAACAAGATCATTCAAAGCAACCCGAACAACCCGAGAACGAAGTCGACAGCCTATTTCTAGAActtcccttcttccccgCAACTCCGACCTTAGAACCCGAAGAGGAACAAAGCTCACAGCCCGATATCGACGACTGGATCGATGATCATGTACGTAGTGGCAGAGCACAGAACGACGCACAGGTGATCGAAGCCCTACGCTGCACGAGCATGGACCCAAGCCTAGCTGATAAGATCCTGGGTAATCTGGTCGCCGGGAAGGGGATACCGGATGATATGCCGGGGGTGTGGACATCGGAAGATGATAGGTGCTTGGAAGGGGCTAATGCCCGGGATATTGAACGCGTGCTGGAGAAGCATGGGACGGATTATTTCAATGTAAGATGGGAGTATCTTGGTTTGGCGAGGGATGCAGGGCTTGAGAATCCTGATGATCAATGA